Proteins encoded together in one Catellatospora citrea window:
- a CDS encoding FtsX-like permease family protein: MTALLWAMVRARRGLAVITLLLTALAAAAAAAGPLYQDAAAESLRGVEVAAASVDERVVTAQTSDDPRGGDQPLRPYVPGMITLSGTSAQVVVTGAQGEENERGMFLATRTGICEHLVIVRGRCATGEREVVLREDAGRDLAVAPGQDLAFQVPPTGSRELERPPVRLTVVGFYSPVRLDDPYWGDREILTGLDQPAAFATERTVAAVEGSRMRMVDLLVTAAAFDDMDRLRDDLGDAESELDAGGFGVDSELSKLIARIKDGESQLASSLLLAAVPLVMLCWLVLFIAVAGGVEQRRGELGLTALRGVPARTRWWLATAETSVPVLLAVIPGYLLGYAATALLATVALPGSPPVYLNPASALYTAVAVLGALLAGLLAQVRALTTPVLGLLRRARVRRRGGLVGGVEAMVGALALVAGYQVAAGGDTGSGGIGLLAPLCIALGLGLVAARAIGVPAERLGKRALRRGRLRTGLAALTLARGGGTHWVVVLLTVVFGLLGFALSARDVAAQAWHERAEVQVGAARVLQVEALPAASLLHAVRAADPSGRYAMAAMRVNVNSETKLLAVDSSRFAAVALWPDAYGATPPAEVARQLRPTEVTPLSLTAAEVEITVTLDRIEPGAKAGLTLRLVGTGGAQSTVRVDKLLPGTHAYRIATPTCAADPCQLRHLMVDLFTPKRYLVDLTVGDLRDLTGKTVLAGADLAGHHWRLPQTSAARPVPEMAPAAGGLRVWVDSVLTPDMRAAADPAPDPLPLVAAGELPPELLGAGGTVRVPIVRSGTLPLVPRNGSHGALVDLQYADLRVGGESDAQEPEVWLSADAPADLVKRLEANGLKVLGERDAAGQLHLYEEQAPALAMLFLAAAALVGVLFAAGGLLVTAVLERGRTDGGLATLRAQGVGERVLRSADLGGRFALVLAGTVIGLLAAVLSWALARGVLPVFGDGGTAVPPPDLPGPLVAAPIAAALLVLLTTCLLATRVARGSEGATS; encoded by the coding sequence ATGACGGCGCTGCTGTGGGCGATGGTGCGGGCCCGGCGCGGGCTGGCGGTCATCACACTGCTGCTGACGGCACTGGCCGCGGCCGCCGCCGCCGCGGGACCGCTCTACCAGGACGCGGCCGCCGAGTCGCTGCGCGGTGTCGAGGTCGCGGCGGCCAGCGTGGACGAGCGGGTGGTCACCGCGCAGACCTCGGACGACCCGCGCGGCGGCGACCAGCCGCTGCGCCCGTACGTGCCCGGCATGATCACGCTCAGCGGGACCTCGGCGCAGGTCGTCGTCACCGGCGCGCAGGGCGAGGAGAACGAGCGGGGCATGTTCCTGGCCACCCGGACCGGGATCTGCGAGCACCTGGTGATCGTCCGGGGGCGGTGCGCCACCGGCGAGCGCGAGGTCGTGCTGCGCGAGGACGCCGGCCGCGACCTCGCCGTGGCGCCCGGGCAGGACCTGGCGTTCCAGGTGCCGCCGACCGGGTCGCGGGAGCTGGAGCGGCCACCGGTGCGCCTCACCGTCGTCGGCTTCTACTCCCCGGTCCGGCTCGACGACCCGTACTGGGGTGATCGCGAGATCCTCACCGGCCTCGACCAGCCCGCCGCGTTCGCCACCGAGCGCACCGTGGCGGCCGTCGAGGGCAGCCGGATGCGCATGGTGGACCTCCTGGTCACCGCCGCGGCGTTCGACGACATGGACCGGCTGCGCGACGACCTGGGCGACGCCGAGTCCGAGCTGGACGCGGGCGGCTTCGGCGTCGACAGCGAACTGAGCAAGCTCATCGCCCGGATCAAGGACGGCGAGTCGCAGCTCGCGTCGAGCCTGCTGCTGGCGGCCGTGCCGCTGGTGATGCTGTGCTGGCTGGTCTTGTTCATCGCGGTGGCCGGCGGGGTCGAGCAGCGGCGCGGCGAGCTGGGCCTGACCGCGCTGCGCGGCGTGCCCGCCCGCACCCGGTGGTGGCTGGCCACCGCCGAGACCTCGGTGCCGGTGCTGCTCGCCGTGATCCCCGGCTACCTGCTCGGATACGCGGCGACCGCGCTGCTGGCGACGGTCGCGCTGCCCGGCTCGCCGCCGGTGTACCTGAACCCGGCGTCGGCGCTGTACACCGCCGTCGCGGTGCTCGGCGCGCTGCTGGCCGGGCTGCTCGCGCAGGTGCGCGCGCTCACCACGCCGGTGCTGGGCCTGCTGCGCCGGGCCCGGGTGCGCCGCCGCGGCGGCCTCGTCGGCGGCGTCGAGGCGATGGTCGGCGCGCTCGCGCTGGTCGCCGGCTACCAGGTCGCGGCGGGCGGGGACACCGGCTCGGGCGGCATCGGGCTGCTCGCGCCGCTCTGCATCGCGCTGGGCCTGGGCCTGGTCGCGGCCCGCGCGATCGGCGTGCCCGCCGAGCGGCTGGGCAAACGTGCCCTGCGCCGGGGGCGGCTGCGTACCGGCCTGGCCGCGCTGACGCTGGCCCGGGGCGGCGGCACGCACTGGGTCGTGGTGCTGCTGACCGTCGTGTTCGGCCTGCTCGGGTTCGCGTTGTCGGCTCGGGACGTGGCCGCGCAGGCCTGGCACGAACGGGCCGAGGTGCAGGTCGGCGCGGCCCGGGTGCTGCAGGTCGAGGCGCTGCCCGCGGCCAGCCTGCTGCACGCGGTGCGCGCCGCGGACCCGTCCGGCCGGTACGCGATGGCGGCCATGCGGGTGAACGTGAACAGCGAGACGAAGCTGCTGGCCGTGGACAGCTCCCGGTTCGCGGCGGTGGCGCTGTGGCCCGACGCGTACGGCGCCACGCCCCCGGCCGAGGTGGCGCGGCAACTGCGGCCCACCGAGGTCACCCCGCTGTCGCTGACCGCGGCCGAGGTCGAGATCACCGTGACGCTGGACCGGATCGAGCCCGGCGCCAAGGCGGGCCTCACCCTGCGCCTGGTGGGCACCGGCGGGGCCCAGTCCACGGTCCGGGTGGACAAGCTGCTGCCGGGCACGCACGCGTACCGGATCGCCACGCCCACCTGCGCGGCCGATCCGTGCCAGCTCAGGCACCTGATGGTGGACCTGTTCACGCCGAAGCGCTATCTGGTCGACCTGACCGTCGGCGACCTGCGCGACCTCACCGGCAAGACGGTGCTGGCCGGCGCGGACCTGGCCGGACACCACTGGCGGCTGCCGCAGACCAGCGCCGCGCGGCCCGTGCCGGAGATGGCTCCCGCCGCCGGCGGCCTGCGGGTGTGGGTGGACAGCGTGCTCACGCCGGACATGCGCGCCGCGGCCGATCCCGCGCCCGACCCGCTGCCCCTGGTCGCCGCCGGTGAGCTACCGCCCGAGCTGCTCGGCGCGGGCGGCACGGTGCGGGTCCCGATCGTCCGGTCGGGCACCCTGCCGCTGGTGCCCCGCAACGGCTCGCACGGCGCGCTGGTCGACCTGCAGTACGCCGACCTGAGGGTGGGCGGCGAATCGGACGCGCAGGAGCCCGAGGTGTGGCTGTCGGCCGACGCGCCCGCCGACCTCGTCAAGCGCCTGGAGGCCAACGGGCTGAAGGTGCTCGGCGAGCGCGACGCCGCCGGGCAGCTGCACCTCTACGAGGAGCAGGCCCCCGCGCTGGCGATGCTGTTCCTGGCCGCGGCCGCGCTCGTCGGGGTGCTCTTCGCCGCGGGCGGCCTGCTGGTCACCGCGGTGCTCGAACGCGGCCGGACCGACGGCGGGCTGGCGACGCTGCGCGCGCAGGGCGTCGGCGAGCGGGTGCTGCGCAGCGCGGACCTGGGCGGCCGGTTCGCCCTGGTGCTCGCGGGCACCGTGATCGGCCTGCTGGCCGCGGTGCTGTCGTGGGCGCTGGCCCGCGGCGTGTTGCCGGTGTTCGGCGACGGGGGCACGGCCGTGCCCCCGCCCGACCTGCCCGGGCCGCTGGTCGCCGCCCCGATCGCGGCGGCCCTGCTGGTGCTGTTGACAACCTGCCTGCTCGCCACGAGGGTGGCCCGCGGGAGCGAGGGAGCGACGTCGTGA
- a CDS encoding ABC transporter ATP-binding protein, which yields MTGLAVVCRRVVHIYRAEGGDVVALAGVDLDIAPGERVALVGPSGSGKSTLIALLAGLMRPSAGRVQIGLVDIGRISEAELARLRGTDLGVVLQGARRNLLPYATVLSNVWLAQRRAAHVRPADLEPPERILSLLGLTGLGHRKVQDLPPGAAQRAAIAVGMAASPGLLLVDEPTSQLDRTARDEVLAALEAVNTERGTTIVAVTHDPDVGARLGRAVTIRDGRVGSEGRDGREFAVIAGDGTVQLPPDVLDVLPPGTLLSVEHANGKVTLVTDDHAVSVPVDSERV from the coding sequence CTGACCGGCCTGGCCGTGGTGTGCCGCCGGGTGGTGCACATCTACCGCGCCGAGGGCGGCGACGTGGTCGCGCTGGCCGGCGTAGACCTGGACATCGCCCCGGGGGAGCGGGTGGCCCTGGTCGGGCCGTCCGGCTCCGGCAAGTCGACGCTGATCGCGCTGCTGGCCGGGCTGATGCGGCCCAGCGCCGGGCGGGTGCAGATCGGCCTGGTCGACATCGGCCGAATCAGCGAGGCCGAACTGGCCCGGCTGCGCGGCACGGACCTGGGCGTGGTGCTGCAGGGGGCCCGGCGCAACCTGCTGCCGTACGCCACCGTGCTCAGCAACGTGTGGCTGGCCCAGCGCCGGGCGGCGCACGTGCGCCCCGCCGACCTGGAGCCGCCGGAGCGCATCCTGTCGCTGCTCGGGCTGACCGGGCTCGGCCACCGCAAGGTGCAGGACCTGCCGCCCGGCGCGGCGCAGCGGGCCGCCATCGCGGTCGGCATGGCCGCCTCGCCCGGCCTGCTGCTGGTGGACGAGCCGACCAGCCAGCTCGACCGGACCGCGCGCGACGAGGTGCTGGCGGCGCTGGAGGCGGTCAACACCGAGCGCGGCACCACCATCGTCGCCGTCACGCACGACCCCGACGTGGGCGCGCGGCTGGGCCGGGCGGTCACCATCCGCGACGGCCGGGTCGGCTCCGAGGGCCGCGACGGCCGCGAGTTCGCGGTCATCGCCGGGGACGGCACCGTGCAGCTGCCACCGGACGTGCTGGACGTGCTGCCGCCCGGCACGCTGCTCTCGGTGGAGCACGCCAACGGCAAGGTCACCCTGGTCACCGACGACCACGCGGTCTCCGTGCCGGTCGACTCCGAGCGGGTCTGA